The Calditrichota bacterium genomic sequence AACTTTTTGCGAAGAAATTCAGCAATAAACAGAATGTCCTCAGATCTCTCGCGCAGCGGTGGGACTTTGATATTTACCACATTCAGCCGATAGTAAAGGTCGCTGCGGAACCAGCTTTCTTCAATGGCTTGTTCCAAATTTTTATTCGTCGCCGCAATGACGCGCACGTTCACCTGAATCAGATCATTCCCGCCTACGCGATGAAATTCCTTGTTTTGCAGCACGCGCAAAATCTTCGCCTGCGTCATAGGATTCATATCGCCGATTTCGTCTAAAAAAATTGTGCCGCCGTTCGCCTGCTCAAACTTGCCGAGTCGGCGTTGAAACGCTCCTGTGAAAGAGCCCTTTTCGTGGCCGAATAGCTCGCTTTCCAGCAAATTGTCCGGGAGCGCGGCGCAGTTTACTTTCACGTACGGTTTGCCGTGACGGAAACTGGTGAAATGAATCAGATCTGCAATCAGCTCTTTGCCAGTCCCGGTCTCGCCGGTAATGAGTATGCTGGAATTGCTCTTGGCGACTTTTTTGATGAGTTCAAAAATCTCCCGAATTTTTGGACTGCGGCTGACGGCAGGGTAGAAGTGGTCGAAACCAAATTCTTTCATTAATTCCTGGCTGGAACTCAGGGGAATATCCAGATATTCCGCAACCATTTGTTCGCTAATTTCCTCTGCAAAGTTGTTCATTTTATTTACCCCAGAATTTTTTTGGCGTTAGTTTTTGATTTTTCGCCAATTAGATTAAGTCAATTT encodes the following:
- a CDS encoding sigma-54-dependent Fis family transcriptional regulator; this translates as MNNFAEEISEQMVAEYLDIPLSSSQELMKEFGFDHFYPAVSRSPKIREIFELIKKVAKSNSSILITGETGTGKELIADLIHFTSFRHGKPYVKVNCAALPDNLLESELFGHEKGSFTGAFQRRLGKFEQANGGTIFLDEIGDMNPMTQAKILRVLQNKEFHRVGGNDLIQVNVRVIAATNKNLEQAIEESWFRSDLYYRLNVVNIKVPPLRERSEDILFIAEFLRKKFSKEMQKATRGFTEDTKKLLVNHFWPGNVRELRNLVERAVLLVEEGELITAQHLSLSGKDYFLAGGKERRKKNGEDAQPETLNLKELERRHILKALEIARWVQKDAAKILGISNRSLNYKIKFHGITHPGWKKNK